A genome region from Magnolia sinica isolate HGM2019 chromosome 8, MsV1, whole genome shotgun sequence includes the following:
- the LOC131253909 gene encoding two-component response regulator-like APRR5: MYDYSTPDLLLGHPLDLVATPTITILPPPPPDQFTTNAFDSIREALMTLKSDASGYNNYMSPSSLPSYLQRPAAIQRSVSSHALRKDVFHPPFSSCDESMRRVFSTGDLQLVNNFQHNRRSESPLGHENCSHESVTKVGRYSPEERRERIERYRSKRNQRNFHKKIKYACRKTLADSRPRVRGRFARNEETGESSQSQWGQPSGDDDEEDDEAWINFLDAFSTNLIP, encoded by the exons ATGTATGATTACTCGACCCCTGATCTCCTCCTCGGCCACCCGTTGGATTTGGTCGCTACTCCAACGATCACCATCCTCCCACCTCCACCTCCTGACCAATTCACAACCAATGCATTCGATTCCATCCGTGAGGCCCTCATGACTCTCAAATCTGATGCAAGTGGATACAACAACTACATGTCCCCATCTTCCCTCCCGAGCTACCTTCAACGGCCCGCTGCAATTCAACGGAGCGTAAGCAGCCACGCGCTCCGAAAAGATGTATTCCATCCCCCATTTTCGTCTTGCGATGAATCGATGAGGCGGGTCTTTAGTACTGGTGACTTACAG ctAGTCAACAATTTCCAACATAACCGAAGATCAGAGAGCCCTCTTGGACATGAGAATTGTAGCCATGAAAGTGTAACAAAAGTCGGCCGCTACAGCCCCGAAGAGCGGAGAGAGAGGATTGAGAGATACAGGAGCAAGAGAAACCAAAGGAACTTCCATAAGAAGATCAAG TATGCATGTAGGAAGACCTTGGCCGATAGCCGACCACGTGTTAGAGGGCGATTCGCGAGGAATGAAGAGACAGGGGAGAGTTCTCAGAGCCAGTGGGGTCAGCCCAGTGGGGACGACGACGAAGAGGATGATGAAGCTTGGATCAATTTCCTTGATGCTTTCTCCACTAATCTTATTCCTTGA